A DNA window from Kitasatospora viridis contains the following coding sequences:
- a CDS encoding peptidylprolyl isomerase has translation MTSVKLQTNHGDIVLELDEEKAPQTVANFLEYVNAGHYDGTIFHRVINGFMIQGGGFTPDMRQKPTKPPVQNEANNGLKNQAYTVAMARTNDPHSATAQFFINVGDNEFLNHTAPNPTGWGYAVFGRVTEGQDVVDAIKGVRTGSAGGHADVPKDAVVIEKATVVG, from the coding sequence ATGACCTCGGTCAAGCTGCAGACCAACCACGGCGACATCGTCCTCGAACTGGACGAGGAGAAGGCGCCGCAGACCGTCGCCAACTTCCTGGAGTACGTGAACGCCGGGCACTACGACGGCACGATCTTCCACCGGGTGATCAACGGCTTCATGATCCAGGGCGGCGGCTTCACCCCCGACATGCGGCAGAAGCCGACGAAGCCGCCGGTCCAGAACGAGGCGAACAACGGCCTGAAGAACCAGGCCTACACCGTCGCGATGGCCCGCACCAACGACCCGCACTCGGCCACCGCGCAGTTCTTCATCAACGTCGGCGACAACGAGTTCCTCAACCACACCGCGCCGAACCCGACCGGCTGGGGCTACGCCGTCTTCGGCCGGGTCACCGAGGGCCAGGACGTGGTGGACGCGATCAAGGGCGTCCGCACCGGCTCGGCCGGCGGGCACGCGGACGTGCCGAAGGACGCCGTGGTGATCGAGAAGGCCACCGTCGTCGGCTGA
- a CDS encoding BlaI/MecI/CopY family transcriptional regulator — MAEQRPPSGRRASGELEGSVLAVLWAAPGPLTAAQVNERLPGRLAYTTVVTIMSRLHEKGTLRRERIGRSFAYAPVRDEAAHTARQMHSLLQRGSDREAVLARFVSDLTDEDEELVQRLLAGHPPVPPPVEREDR, encoded by the coding sequence ATGGCGGAGCAGCGGCCCCCGAGCGGGCGCAGAGCGTCCGGGGAGCTGGAGGGCAGCGTCCTGGCGGTGCTCTGGGCGGCCCCGGGCCCGCTGACGGCTGCTCAGGTGAACGAGCGCCTGCCCGGCCGCCTCGCCTACACCACCGTGGTGACGATCATGTCCCGGCTGCACGAGAAGGGCACGCTGCGCCGCGAGCGGATCGGCCGCTCCTTCGCCTACGCTCCGGTGCGCGACGAGGCCGCGCACACCGCGCGGCAGATGCACTCGCTGCTGCAGCGCGGCTCGGACCGGGAGGCGGTGCTGGCCAGGTTCGTCTCGGACCTGACCGACGAGGACGAGGAGCTGGTGCAGCGGCTGCTGGCCGGCCACCCCCCGGTCCCGCCGCCGGTCGAGCGAGAGGACCGCTGA
- the cutA gene encoding divalent-cation tolerance protein CutA translates to MTTNADLVVVTTTHEDEPKARALARQVVEARLAACAQVYPVRSVYWWEGEVQEAGEWRIDFKTRADLAGPLTGFIGERHGYEVPEVIAVPVVAGAPGYLEWVREETVG, encoded by the coding sequence ATGACGACGAACGCCGATCTGGTCGTGGTGACCACTACCCACGAGGACGAGCCGAAGGCGCGGGCGCTCGCCCGGCAGGTGGTGGAGGCGCGGCTGGCGGCCTGCGCGCAGGTGTACCCGGTGCGGTCGGTGTACTGGTGGGAGGGGGAGGTGCAGGAGGCCGGGGAGTGGCGGATCGACTTCAAGACCAGGGCCGACCTGGCCGGCCCGCTGACCGGGTTCATCGGCGAGCGGCACGGCTACGAGGTGCCGGAGGTGATCGCCGTGCCGGTGGTGGCCGGAGCGCCCGGGTACCTGGAGTGGGTGCGCGAGGAGACGGTGGGCTGA
- a CDS encoding ArsR/SmtB family transcription factor, translated as MTEDQQVPAVEELPEHEVRTALLRLLAEEGTATSSTAAARLGYSSGLCSFHLRRLARYGLIEEAPAPDGRARPWRLRRPEGEAAAGDASGEFGELARGLEDESYRRWLARRAAAEPEWRQDEAFSAVLYLTPEEMALVSGEVRRLLTPYAGREGDPARRPGRARPVAVVSRVFPLLPEEE; from the coding sequence GTGACTGAAGATCAGCAGGTTCCCGCAGTCGAAGAACTGCCCGAGCACGAGGTGCGCACCGCCCTGCTGCGCCTGCTCGCGGAGGAGGGGACCGCCACGTCCAGCACGGCCGCCGCCCGGCTCGGCTACAGCTCGGGGCTCTGCTCCTTCCACCTGCGCCGGCTCGCGCGGTACGGGCTGATCGAGGAGGCGCCGGCCCCGGACGGGCGGGCCCGGCCCTGGCGGCTGCGGCGCCCCGAGGGCGAAGCGGCGGCGGGGGATGCGAGCGGGGAGTTCGGCGAGCTGGCCCGTGGGCTGGAGGACGAGAGCTACCGGCGCTGGCTGGCCCGCCGCGCGGCGGCCGAGCCCGAGTGGCGGCAGGACGAGGCGTTCAGCGCGGTGCTCTACCTGACGCCGGAGGAGATGGCCCTGGTCTCGGGGGAGGTGCGCCGCCTGCTCACCCCGTACGCGGGCCGCGAGGGCGACCCGGCCCGGCGGCCGGGGCGGGCCCGGCCGGTGGCCGTGGTGTCCCGGGTCTTCCCGCTGCTGCCGGAGGAGGAGTGA
- the def gene encoding peptide deformylase: MSSPTPSRPTVLLQGSPVPDHPVVPPTGEVLRITEVGEQVLHRRCREAGPADFGSPELAKLVDDMFATMYVAEGVGLAANQVGVDLRLFVYDCYDEEGVRHVGHVLNPVLEPTPLHRRRLVEEQEGCLSVPGANRPLVRPDHSVLHGVDQHGQPVTIEGTGYFARCLQHETDHLLGRLYLDRLGKRDRLKAMRQCSENRETVFAERAARADQLDLDRR, encoded by the coding sequence ATGTCGAGCCCCACCCCGTCCCGCCCCACCGTGCTGCTCCAGGGCTCCCCCGTCCCGGACCACCCGGTCGTCCCGCCCACCGGCGAGGTGCTGCGGATCACCGAGGTCGGCGAGCAGGTGCTGCACCGCCGGTGCCGCGAGGCCGGCCCCGCCGACTTCGGCAGCCCCGAGCTGGCCAAGCTGGTCGACGACATGTTCGCCACCATGTACGTCGCCGAGGGCGTCGGCCTGGCCGCCAACCAGGTCGGCGTCGACCTGCGGCTCTTCGTCTACGACTGCTACGACGAGGAGGGCGTGCGGCACGTCGGCCACGTGCTCAACCCGGTGCTGGAGCCGACCCCGCTGCACCGCCGCCGCCTGGTCGAGGAGCAGGAGGGCTGCCTCTCCGTGCCGGGCGCCAACCGCCCGCTGGTCCGCCCGGACCACAGCGTGCTGCACGGCGTGGACCAGCACGGCCAGCCCGTCACCATCGAGGGCACCGGCTACTTCGCCCGCTGCCTCCAGCACGAGACCGACCACCTGCTCGGCCGGCTCTACCTGGACCGCCTCGGCAAGCGCGACCGGCTGAAGGCCATGCGCCAGTGCTCCGAGAACCGCGAGACGGTCTTCGCCGAACGCGCCGCCCGGGCCGACCAGCTGGACCTCGACCGGCGCTGA
- a CDS encoding NAD(P)/FAD-dependent oxidoreductase, with the protein MDPVRSLQDAKPTPFWLDDPGRPQALSALVGDVKCDLLVVGGGYSGLWTALIAKERDPGLDVVLIEGQEVGWAASGRNGGFCAASLTHGLGNGQQRWPDELARLERLGERNLQEMEDSVKRYAIDCDWERTGEIDVATEPYQLDDLHEVAELAAGLGSELTFLDRDAMRAEVDSPTYLGGLWDKEGVAMVNPAKLAWGLKRACAEQGVRIFEHTRATDLAEHGHGMAVRTPYGRIFAGKVALGTNVFPSLVKRTRAHTVPVYDYALMTEPLSAEQLASIGWQGRQGLGDSANQFHYYRLSADNRILWGGYDAVYHYGGRVRAEYDHRPRTYRTLATHFFQTFPQLEGLRFTHSWGGAIDTCTRFSAFFDTAYRGKVALAAGYTGLGVGATRFGAEVMLDLLAGGRTERTALEMVRRKPLPFPPEPVRWIGIELTKRSLDLADRSAGRRNLWLRTLDRFGLGFDS; encoded by the coding sequence ATGGATCCCGTCCGCTCCCTCCAGGACGCCAAGCCCACCCCGTTCTGGCTGGACGACCCCGGGCGGCCGCAGGCGCTCTCCGCCCTGGTCGGCGACGTGAAGTGCGACCTGCTGGTGGTCGGCGGCGGCTACAGCGGACTGTGGACGGCGCTGATCGCCAAGGAGCGCGACCCCGGCCTGGACGTGGTGCTGATCGAGGGTCAGGAGGTCGGCTGGGCCGCCTCCGGCCGCAACGGCGGGTTCTGCGCCGCCAGCCTCACCCACGGCCTGGGCAACGGCCAGCAGCGCTGGCCCGACGAGCTGGCCCGGCTGGAGCGGCTCGGCGAGCGCAACCTCCAGGAGATGGAGGACAGCGTCAAGCGCTACGCGATCGACTGCGACTGGGAGCGCACCGGCGAGATCGACGTCGCCACCGAGCCCTACCAGCTGGACGACCTGCACGAGGTCGCCGAACTGGCCGCCGGCCTCGGCAGCGAACTGACCTTCCTGGACCGCGACGCGATGCGCGCCGAGGTCGACTCCCCGACCTACCTCGGCGGCCTCTGGGACAAGGAGGGCGTCGCCATGGTCAACCCGGCCAAGCTCGCCTGGGGCCTCAAGCGGGCCTGCGCCGAGCAGGGCGTGCGGATCTTCGAGCACACCCGGGCCACCGACCTGGCCGAACACGGCCACGGCATGGCCGTGCGCACCCCCTACGGCCGGATCTTCGCCGGCAAGGTGGCGCTGGGCACCAACGTCTTCCCCTCGCTGGTCAAGCGGACCCGCGCGCACACCGTCCCGGTCTACGACTACGCGCTGATGACCGAGCCGCTCAGCGCCGAGCAGCTCGCCTCGATCGGCTGGCAGGGCCGCCAGGGCCTGGGCGACAGCGCCAACCAGTTCCACTACTACCGGCTCTCCGCCGACAACCGGATCCTGTGGGGCGGCTACGACGCCGTCTACCACTACGGCGGCCGGGTGCGCGCCGAGTACGACCACCGACCGCGCACCTACCGCACCCTGGCCACCCACTTCTTCCAGACCTTCCCGCAGCTGGAGGGCCTGCGCTTCACCCACAGCTGGGGCGGCGCGATCGACACCTGCACCCGGTTCTCGGCCTTCTTCGACACCGCCTACCGGGGCAAGGTCGCGCTGGCCGCCGGCTACACCGGCCTCGGCGTGGGCGCCACCCGCTTCGGCGCCGAGGTGATGCTCGACCTGCTGGCCGGCGGGCGCACCGAGCGCACCGCGCTGGAGATGGTGCGCCGCAAGCCGCTGCCGTTCCCGCCCGAGCCGGTGCGCTGGATCGGCATCGAGCTGACGAAGCGTTCCCTGGACCTGGCCGACCGCAGCGCCGGCCGGCGCAACCTGTGGCTGCGCACCCTGGACCGGTTCGGGCTGGGCTTCGACTCCTGA
- a CDS encoding GNAT family N-acetyltransferase: MIAATRFPPPTERLTFSQIVEGDLDDLAALLADPEVMRYYPRPKTREEARGWLEWNRGLYAERGFGLWTVRLTATGEYLGDCGLTPQLVEGVTEIEVGYHVRADRQGRGYATEAAAACRDHAREVLGVSRLIALIHPDNLPSQRVAEKIGLGFERTAVSRSGLPVRVHAARLRPAG; the protein is encoded by the coding sequence GTGATCGCTGCGACCCGGTTCCCGCCTCCCACCGAACGGCTGACGTTCAGTCAGATCGTCGAGGGCGACCTCGACGACCTGGCCGCGCTGCTCGCCGACCCCGAGGTGATGCGGTACTACCCGCGTCCCAAGACCCGGGAGGAGGCGCGCGGTTGGCTCGAATGGAACCGAGGGCTCTACGCGGAGCGCGGGTTCGGGCTCTGGACGGTGCGCCTGACGGCGACCGGGGAGTACCTGGGCGACTGCGGCCTGACGCCGCAACTCGTCGAGGGCGTCACCGAGATCGAGGTCGGCTACCACGTCCGGGCCGATCGGCAGGGGCGCGGCTACGCGACCGAGGCCGCGGCCGCCTGCCGGGACCATGCCCGCGAAGTGCTCGGGGTGAGCCGCCTGATCGCCCTCATCCACCCCGACAACCTGCCCTCCCAACGGGTCGCCGAGAAGATCGGGCTGGGCTTCGAGCGGACGGCGGTCAGCCGCTCGGGGCTGCCGGTGCGGGTGCACGCGGCGCGGCTCAGGCCGGCAGGGTAG
- a CDS encoding cupin domain-containing protein yields the protein MSNSFALYIPDAELEPEPLDPAQIVSGTPEVTGRVLWESADGRQLRGIWQITPGVVTDTETDELFVVLSGRATIEVAGGPTLEVGPGDAGVLHQGDRTVWTVHETLRKAYALTLPETDDPA from the coding sequence ATGAGCAACAGTTTCGCCCTGTACATCCCCGACGCCGAGCTCGAACCCGAGCCGCTCGACCCCGCGCAGATCGTCTCCGGCACCCCCGAGGTGACCGGCCGGGTGCTCTGGGAGTCCGCCGACGGCCGCCAGCTGCGCGGGATCTGGCAGATCACCCCGGGCGTGGTGACCGACACCGAGACCGACGAACTCTTCGTGGTGCTCAGCGGCCGGGCCACCATCGAGGTGGCCGGCGGCCCCACCCTGGAAGTCGGCCCCGGCGACGCCGGCGTCCTGCACCAGGGCGACCGGACGGTCTGGACAGTGCACGAGACCCTCCGCAAGGCCTACGCCCTCACCCTGCCCGAGACCGACGACCCGGCCTGA
- a CDS encoding phosphatase PAP2 family protein, translating to MTLTPTHRPPTTAADPVGRRAGRGLLPASWLRVGRPAWWAELLLIGAGWMLYNATRNAVPTHKDAALQRASDLLSLERHLHISFELSANHAANKITWLIVGMNYYYATLYMVGLVGVLLWLYVRRPEQYRSARTALCVASFSALVGFYCFALAPPRFLTGEGFIDTTVVHHTWGSWASSSVSSVSNQYAAMPSIHIAWSTWCGVVMFKLAKSRIMRTLGVLFPFCTFAVIICTGNHYEADAVMGALIVVVGFLVQRLLTGRPAFPPRD from the coding sequence ATGACGCTCACACCCACCCACCGGCCACCGACCACGGCGGCGGATCCGGTCGGCCGGCGCGCCGGGCGCGGCCTGCTCCCCGCGAGCTGGCTCCGGGTCGGCCGGCCCGCCTGGTGGGCCGAGCTGCTCCTGATCGGCGCCGGCTGGATGCTCTACAACGCGACCCGCAACGCCGTCCCCACCCACAAGGACGCCGCGCTGCAGCGCGCGAGCGACCTGCTGAGCCTGGAACGCCACCTGCACATCAGCTTCGAGCTGTCGGCGAACCACGCGGCGAACAAGATCACCTGGCTGATCGTCGGGATGAACTACTACTACGCGACGCTCTACATGGTCGGCCTGGTCGGCGTGCTGCTGTGGCTCTACGTCCGCCGGCCCGAGCAGTACCGGTCGGCGCGGACGGCGCTGTGCGTGGCCTCGTTCAGCGCGCTGGTCGGCTTCTACTGCTTCGCGCTGGCCCCGCCGCGCTTCCTGACCGGCGAGGGGTTCATCGACACCACCGTGGTCCACCACACCTGGGGCTCCTGGGCCTCCAGCTCGGTCTCCAGCGTCTCCAACCAGTACGCGGCGATGCCCTCGATCCACATCGCCTGGTCCACCTGGTGCGGCGTGGTGATGTTCAAGCTGGCGAAGAGCCGGATCATGCGCACGCTCGGCGTGCTCTTCCCGTTCTGCACCTTCGCGGTGATCATCTGCACCGGCAACCACTACGAGGCCGACGCCGTCATGGGCGCGCTGATCGTCGTGGTCGGCTTCCTGGTCCAGCGCCTGCTGACCGGGCGCCCGGCCTTCCCACCACGCGACTGA
- a CDS encoding protein kinase domain-containing protein — protein MDSLIGSQTAAFPPLLPEDPAEIGRYRLLARLGAGGMGRVYLARSATGHTVALKVIRAEFAEDPEFRRRFRREVAAARAVGGAYTAAVVDADTEGPLPWLATAYLPGPSLAGVVRRSGPLPEHTVRALAAGLGEALGAIHRCGLIHRDLKPSNVLLAVPGPQVIDFGIARAVEGSDLTSTGIVIGTPAYMSPEQAADQVLTPASDVYSLGSVLAFAATGASPHGNAGHGAATLYKVIHEDPDLGDVPPPLRELIGALMSKRPADRPDPRAAARLLAPDGAAALFTRAWLPTEVAGELARHAAVALDLAAPLRAPADAEPGAPADEPAAPPADAAPLVKSAPPPRPRPAVPQSLPRRLLVRTGFLAAVGGAGWLAIRMNAPSAPSPGPSSSPDASPLPAPESGGTPPAPLWHQARDSLATVLVAPADKTVAVLLGTVEALDSTDGTTRWHSGLSPDSSAVVDGSALYVCDGETGETRAFDLTTGQQLEKLVRGEGELLAVDGDVACFRAAASADRKTYRLTGHSFSSSRTWQSEPLDGTVYPSAGTLITNRTGKVVALNELDGSVKWSTATVDAGVQVLAADSGTYFTADPLPDATLTAYDLASGTVHWSTAAPGVSGRITGAGAANGMVYAVLQLDDPYGAGAVFAMRTSDGSPQWLWTSPVRLAAAAPVVVGDKLMVLAAGTDGASVVAVGLADHRTAWVHRSPAEGSATPLGQPNARGLSTDGSAAIFWNNGYITALPA, from the coding sequence GTGGACTCCCTGATCGGCAGTCAGACCGCGGCCTTCCCACCGCTGTTGCCCGAGGACCCGGCGGAGATCGGCCGCTACCGGCTGCTCGCCCGGCTCGGCGCCGGCGGGATGGGCCGCGTCTACCTGGCCCGCTCCGCCACCGGCCACACCGTCGCCCTCAAGGTGATCCGCGCCGAGTTCGCCGAGGACCCGGAATTCCGCCGCCGGTTCCGCCGCGAGGTGGCGGCCGCCCGCGCGGTCGGCGGGGCCTACACCGCCGCCGTGGTGGACGCCGACACCGAGGGCCCGCTCCCCTGGCTCGCCACCGCCTACCTGCCCGGCCCCAGCCTGGCCGGCGTGGTGCGCAGGTCCGGCCCGCTGCCGGAGCACACCGTCCGGGCGCTCGCCGCCGGGCTGGGCGAGGCGCTCGGGGCGATCCACCGGTGCGGCCTGATCCACCGCGACCTCAAGCCCTCCAACGTGCTGCTCGCCGTGCCCGGGCCGCAGGTGATCGACTTCGGGATCGCCCGCGCCGTCGAGGGCAGTGACCTGACCTCCACCGGGATCGTCATCGGCACGCCCGCCTACATGTCCCCCGAGCAGGCCGCCGACCAGGTGCTGACACCGGCCTCCGACGTCTACTCGCTCGGCTCGGTGCTGGCCTTCGCCGCGACCGGCGCGAGCCCGCACGGCAACGCGGGCCACGGCGCCGCCACGCTCTACAAGGTGATCCACGAGGACCCCGACCTCGGCGACGTCCCGCCCCCGCTGCGGGAGTTGATCGGCGCGCTGATGTCCAAGCGGCCGGCCGACCGGCCCGACCCGCGCGCCGCCGCCCGCCTGCTGGCACCCGACGGCGCGGCCGCCCTCTTCACCCGGGCCTGGCTGCCGACCGAGGTCGCGGGCGAGCTCGCCCGCCACGCCGCCGTCGCGCTCGACCTGGCCGCCCCGCTGCGCGCACCGGCGGACGCCGAGCCAGGCGCACCGGCGGACGAACCCGCTGCCCCGCCCGCCGACGCCGCTCCCCTGGTGAAGTCGGCCCCACCGCCCCGCCCCCGCCCCGCCGTGCCGCAGTCGCTGCCCCGCCGACTGCTCGTCAGGACGGGCTTCCTGGCCGCAGTGGGCGGAGCCGGCTGGCTGGCCATCAGGATGAACGCGCCCTCCGCGCCGTCCCCGGGCCCCTCCAGCAGCCCCGACGCCTCCCCACTGCCGGCCCCCGAGTCGGGCGGCACCCCGCCGGCGCCGCTCTGGCACCAGGCCCGCGACAGCCTCGCCACCGTGCTGGTCGCCCCGGCCGACAAGACCGTCGCCGTGCTGCTCGGCACCGTCGAGGCGCTCGACTCCACCGACGGCACCACCCGGTGGCACTCCGGCCTGAGCCCCGACTCCTCTGCGGTGGTGGACGGTTCCGCGCTCTACGTCTGCGACGGCGAGACCGGCGAGACCCGGGCCTTCGACCTGACGACCGGTCAGCAGCTGGAGAAGCTGGTCCGGGGCGAGGGCGAACTGCTGGCCGTGGACGGCGATGTGGCCTGCTTCCGCGCCGCCGCGTCCGCCGACCGGAAGACCTACCGGCTGACCGGGCACTCCTTCAGCAGCTCCCGGACCTGGCAGAGCGAGCCGCTCGACGGCACCGTCTACCCGAGCGCCGGCACCCTGATCACCAACCGGACCGGCAAGGTCGTCGCCCTCAACGAGCTGGACGGGTCGGTGAAGTGGTCCACCGCCACGGTGGACGCCGGGGTCCAGGTGCTCGCCGCCGACTCCGGCACCTACTTCACCGCCGACCCGCTGCCCGACGCCACGCTGACCGCCTACGACCTGGCCTCCGGCACCGTGCACTGGTCCACGGCGGCGCCGGGCGTCTCCGGCCGGATCACCGGCGCGGGCGCGGCGAACGGCATGGTGTACGCCGTCCTGCAGTTGGACGATCCCTACGGTGCGGGCGCCGTGTTCGCCATGCGCACCTCCGACGGCTCGCCGCAGTGGCTCTGGACCTCCCCCGTGCGGCTCGCGGCCGCCGCGCCCGTGGTGGTCGGCGACAAGCTGATGGTGCTCGCCGCCGGCACCGACGGCGCGAGCGTGGTCGCCGTCGGCCTCGCCGACCACCGCACCGCCTGGGTCCACCGCAGCCCCGCCGAGGGCAGCGCGACGCCGCTCGGCCAGCCGAACGCCCGTGGCCTGAGCACCGACGGGAGCGCGGCGATCTTCTGGAACAACGGCTACATCACTGCCCTGCCCGCCTGA
- a CDS encoding M56 family metallopeptidase, with protein MGPSFLTPLVVSGALALAAPRLTRSMAPAPAARVLAAAGVVAATSWLGALGLLAFTGLGQLRVVADAELWSVWYLHSQEPFGLLLATLCGLALVVGTARAARLARRRGGVLFQAWRRCRALPRSGGDLTVVEDPLPEAFALPNLPGLRGRVVVSTGMLHAVEGAELAALLAHERAHLRHRHHVFLLALQLSAAACPLLGPLAREGGYAIERWADEEGAREVGDRAVMARALGRAALARKSGDRSGDRSGDGPPGARPPSAGPPRGRPEPLLPATGGPVPRRIRALLAPPAATRRAPLVAAALLTAACWTSLGFAASSTHDLFHTAKQVYVLRHPTAPHG; from the coding sequence GTGGGCCCGAGCTTCCTCACCCCCCTGGTGGTCAGCGGTGCGCTGGCCCTCGCCGCGCCGCGGCTGACCCGGTCGATGGCGCCGGCCCCGGCCGCCCGGGTGCTGGCCGCGGCCGGGGTGGTCGCGGCCACCTCCTGGCTCGGCGCGCTCGGGCTGCTGGCCTTCACCGGGCTGGGGCAGCTCCGGGTGGTGGCCGACGCGGAGCTCTGGTCGGTCTGGTACCTGCACTCGCAGGAGCCGTTCGGGCTGCTGCTGGCGACGCTGTGCGGGCTGGCCCTGGTGGTCGGCACGGCGCGGGCGGCGCGGCTGGCCCGGCGGCGCGGCGGCGTGCTGTTCCAGGCGTGGCGCCGGTGCCGTGCGCTGCCGCGCTCCGGCGGCGACCTGACGGTGGTGGAGGATCCCCTGCCGGAGGCGTTCGCGCTGCCGAACCTGCCCGGCCTGCGGGGCCGGGTGGTGGTCTCGACCGGGATGCTGCACGCCGTCGAGGGGGCGGAGCTGGCCGCGCTGCTCGCGCACGAGCGGGCGCACCTGCGCCACCGTCACCACGTCTTCCTGCTGGCGCTGCAGCTCTCGGCCGCCGCCTGTCCGCTGCTGGGCCCGCTGGCCCGGGAGGGCGGGTACGCGATCGAGCGCTGGGCGGACGAGGAGGGCGCGCGCGAGGTCGGGGACCGGGCCGTGATGGCCCGGGCGCTCGGCCGGGCCGCGCTGGCCCGCAAGTCCGGTGACCGCTCCGGTGACCGCTCCGGGGATGGTCCGCCGGGTGCCCGGCCGCCGTCGGCCGGGCCGCCCCGGGGACGGCCGGAGCCGCTGCTGCCGGCCACCGGCGGTCCGGTGCCGCGGCGGATCCGGGCGCTGCTGGCGCCGCCCGCGGCGACCCGGCGGGCTCCGCTGGTGGCCGCGGCGCTGCTGACGGCGGCCTGCTGGACCAGCCTCGGGTTCGCGGCGAGTTCCACCCACGACCTGTTCCACACCGCGAAGCAGGTCTACGTGCTGCGGCACCCGACCGCCCCGCACGGCTAG
- a CDS encoding NADP-dependent oxidoreductase, which yields MRAVTQKTFGGPEVLEVVETERPTPLPGEVLVKVHASAINPVDTFVRSGAFPLLGEPPFVLGWDVSGVVVEAAGGARYEVGDEVYGMPFFPRQAGGYAEYVAAPSRQFALKPASLDHVHAAALPLAALTAWQGLVDLAKIGEGDKVVVHRAAGGVGHLAVQIAKARGAYVIALASAAREEFVRGLGADEVIDSRAVDFTSVLKDVDVVFDSNAEGERSLAVLREGGTLVTILEHRDEELAAKVRAAGRRFVGVSVEPDYAGLEAIAALVDEGKIRPFVEQTFPLDEAGKAHALVEDGHVQGKIVLTV from the coding sequence ATGCGCGCTGTCACCCAGAAGACCTTCGGCGGCCCCGAGGTGCTGGAGGTCGTGGAGACCGAGCGTCCCACCCCGCTGCCCGGCGAGGTCCTGGTCAAGGTGCACGCCAGTGCGATCAACCCGGTGGACACCTTCGTCCGCTCCGGTGCCTTCCCGCTGCTCGGCGAGCCGCCGTTCGTGCTCGGCTGGGACGTCTCCGGTGTGGTCGTGGAGGCCGCCGGCGGCGCCCGCTACGAGGTGGGCGACGAGGTCTACGGGATGCCGTTCTTCCCCCGCCAGGCGGGTGGCTACGCGGAGTACGTCGCCGCCCCGTCACGGCAGTTCGCCCTCAAGCCCGCCTCGCTGGACCACGTGCACGCCGCCGCGCTGCCGCTCGCCGCGCTCACCGCCTGGCAGGGCCTGGTCGACCTGGCGAAGATCGGCGAGGGCGACAAGGTGGTGGTGCACCGCGCGGCCGGCGGCGTCGGCCACCTCGCGGTGCAGATCGCCAAGGCCCGTGGGGCGTACGTGATCGCGCTGGCCAGCGCGGCCCGCGAGGAGTTCGTCCGGGGCCTGGGCGCCGACGAGGTGATCGACTCCCGTGCGGTGGACTTCACTTCGGTGCTCAAGGACGTCGACGTGGTCTTCGACTCGAACGCCGAGGGCGAGCGCTCGCTGGCCGTGCTGCGCGAGGGCGGCACCCTGGTCACCATCCTGGAGCACCGCGACGAGGAGCTGGCCGCCAAGGTCAGGGCGGCCGGGCGGCGGTTCGTCGGGGTCTCGGTGGAGCCCGACTACGCGGGGCTGGAGGCGATCGCCGCCCTGGTCGACGAGGGCAAGATCCGCCCCTTCGTCGAGCAGACCTTCCCGCTCGACGAGGCGGGCAAGGCGCACGCGCTGGTCGAGGACGGCCACGTGCAGGGCAAGATCGTGCTGACGGTCTGA